In Acidobacteriota bacterium, one DNA window encodes the following:
- a CDS encoding Mrp/NBP35 family ATP-binding protein: protein MATETATANITEEIVLNALRAVKDPDLHKDIVALNMIRDIKICGGVIGFRFVLTTPACPVRDQLKFEAEKAVMSIPGVEQVEAKMEAEVPKAKGNIDKAALEGIKHIIAVSSGKGGVGKSTVAVNLAVSLSLMGARVGIVDTDIYGPNVPIMMGGKDMPLVRGEKIIPPVYHGVKTMSIGLLNPGDKAIVWRGPMLHSAVNQFLRQVEWGELDYLVVDMPPGTGDVQLSLAQMVAIAGVVLVTTPQEVALGDVRKAYNMFEQLQVPVLGIVENMSYFECPNDGIKYFIFGNGGGEALADRYEVPFLGGIPIAIAIREGGDLGIPVVISQPDGAQAKAFTTVAQNVAAQVSIQALKANKALPVLNLKK, encoded by the coding sequence ATGGCTACGGAAACGGCAACGGCCAACATCACTGAAGAAATTGTTTTGAATGCACTGCGGGCGGTCAAAGACCCCGATCTGCACAAAGACATCGTCGCGCTCAACATGATTCGCGACATCAAAATTTGCGGTGGCGTCATCGGCTTCCGCTTCGTGCTGACGACACCCGCCTGCCCGGTGCGCGATCAATTGAAATTTGAAGCCGAGAAGGCTGTGATGTCCATCCCCGGCGTCGAACAGGTCGAAGCCAAGATGGAAGCCGAGGTGCCCAAAGCCAAAGGCAACATTGACAAGGCCGCGCTCGAAGGCATCAAGCACATCATCGCCGTCAGTTCCGGCAAAGGCGGCGTGGGCAAATCCACTGTCGCGGTCAATCTGGCCGTTTCGCTTTCGTTGATGGGCGCGCGCGTCGGCATCGTGGACACGGACATTTACGGCCCGAACGTGCCGATTATGATGGGCGGCAAGGATATGCCCCTGGTGCGCGGCGAAAAGATCATTCCGCCGGTTTATCACGGCGTCAAAACGATGAGCATCGGCTTGCTCAACCCCGGCGATAAAGCCATCGTCTGGCGCGGCCCGATGCTGCATTCGGCGGTCAACCAATTCCTGCGCCAAGTCGAATGGGGCGAGTTGGATTACCTCGTCGTGGACATGCCGCCGGGCACGGGCGATGTGCAATTGAGTCTGGCGCAGATGGTCGCCATCGCGGGCGTAGTGCTAGTCACGACACCGCAGGAAGTAGCGCTGGGCGATGTGCGCAAGGCTTACAACATGTTCGAGCAGTTGCAGGTGCCGGTCTTGGGTATCGTTGAGAACATGAGCTATTTCGAGTGCCCCAACGACGGCATCAAGTATTTCATCTTTGGCAACGGCGGCGGCGAAGCGCTGGCGGATCGGTATGAAGTGCCTTTCCTGGGCGGCATTCCCATCGCCATCGCGATTCGTGAAGGCGGCGATCTGGGCATCCCCGTCGTGATTAGCCAGCCGGACGGCGCGCAGGCCAAGGCATTCACCACTGTCGCGCAAAACGTCGCGGCGCAAGTGAGCATTCAAGCGCTGAAAGCAAACAAGGCGCTGCCGGTTTTGAATTTGAAGAAGTAG
- a CDS encoding iron-sulfur cluster assembly accessory protein yields MNLTLTETALGEVKKFIEAENVTPEGGLRVRVVPGGCSGFQYAMNIEEAAQATDEVVESGGFKVFVDMFSAQYLDGVQIDYVNSVMGSGFTFNNPNASGGCGCGSSFTA; encoded by the coding sequence ATGAATTTGACTCTGACTGAAACCGCCTTGGGCGAGGTGAAGAAGTTTATCGAAGCTGAAAACGTCACCCCCGAGGGCGGCTTGCGCGTGCGCGTGGTGCCGGGCGGCTGCTCCGGGTTCCAGTACGCGATGAACATCGAAGAGGCCGCACAGGCCACCGACGAAGTCGTCGAATCGGGCGGCTTTAAAGTCTTCGTGGACATGTTCAGTGCACAATACCTGGACGGCGTACAGATTGATTACGTCAACAGCGTGATGGGTTCGGGCTTTACCTTCAACAACCCGAACGCGAGTGGCGGTTGCGGCTGCGGCAGTTCATTCACAGCATAG
- a CDS encoding aminomethyl transferase family protein gives MTRPALQPKFTPQFDSTALLADYGDVRAEYEAIQHSTALIDLSPAGKLTINGKNAVQFINGLVSNDVKTLAAGAGVLAAFPNLQGKVAALASIYHTSDGLLLELDASNRAKIFKNLSRFVPAGEFFLTDMTEQLALFTLQGSRSAALLTALAGQPVEFTTARTITQTTLTGTPVQIAAHARTGQAGFDLFVPVNAAAAIRQALLTNGARAAGQTALDIARLEAGLPTEPADINENYIINETGLTEAVSYTKGCYLGQEVIARIHWRGQPAKQLRGLWIDATAPPAAGTELWATNDKGESKQVGAITSSVRSLALDRVIAFGYVHRYYLNAGTEFTLKHGETDCGRAQLAETPFVTTSNGN, from the coding sequence ATGACTCGACCCGCACTTCAACCTAAGTTTACCCCGCAATTCGACAGCACTGCGCTGCTTGCCGATTACGGCGACGTGCGCGCCGAGTACGAAGCAATCCAACACAGCACAGCGTTGATTGACCTGTCGCCCGCAGGCAAATTGACGATCAACGGCAAGAACGCCGTGCAATTCATCAACGGCCTGGTCAGCAACGATGTTAAAACGCTGGCGGCGGGCGCGGGTGTGCTGGCTGCATTCCCTAACCTGCAAGGCAAGGTCGCGGCGCTCGCCAGCATCTACCACACGAGCGACGGCTTGTTGCTCGAACTCGACGCCAGCAACCGCGCGAAGATTTTCAAGAACCTGAGCCGCTTCGTTCCCGCAGGCGAATTTTTCCTGACTGACATGACCGAGCAACTGGCGCTCTTCACATTGCAAGGCTCGCGCAGTGCCGCACTGCTCACGGCATTGGCTGGTCAACCAGTTGAATTCACCACGGCACGCACCATCACGCAAACCACATTGACCGGCACGCCCGTGCAAATCGCCGCGCACGCACGCACCGGCCAAGCTGGCTTTGATCTATTCGTGCCGGTGAACGCCGCCGCCGCCATCCGGCAAGCGTTGCTGACGAATGGTGCGCGGGCCGCCGGGCAAACAGCGCTCGACATCGCGCGGCTCGAAGCGGGCTTGCCGACGGAGCCAGCGGACATCAACGAGAATTACATCATCAACGAGACCGGCTTGACCGAAGCGGTCAGCTACACCAAAGGCTGCTATCTGGGCCAGGAAGTTATCGCGCGCATTCACTGGCGCGGCCAACCGGCCAAGCAGTTGCGTGGTCTGTGGATTGACGCCACCGCACCGCCCGCCGCTGGGACCGAACTCTGGGCCACGAATGACAAAGGCGAAAGTAAGCAGGTCGGCGCAATCACCAGCAGCGTGCGCAGCCTGGCGCTAGATCGCGTGATCGCCTTTGGCTACGTGCATCGTTATTACCTGAACGCGGGCACGGAATTCACCCTCAAACACGGCGAGACGGATTGCGGGCGGGCACAGTTGGCTGAAACGCCCTTCGTCACGACATCCAATGGAAACTGA
- a CDS encoding DUF309 domain-containing protein, whose translation MAAADLPPQYLHGLALFNAGEFYECHEVLEELWQQAAGDERQLLHALIQAAAAFHHFQRGNFKGAIGVQQRALTKLSQLPTTVLQLDTQAFTLDLQRFFAQASPASNQTLPFPKIQLRYDCKT comes from the coding sequence ATGGCCGCCGCTGACTTACCGCCGCAATACCTGCACGGCCTCGCCTTATTCAACGCGGGCGAATTTTATGAATGCCACGAAGTGCTGGAAGAGTTGTGGCAGCAGGCAGCAGGCGACGAACGGCAGTTGCTGCACGCGCTGATTCAAGCGGCAGCGGCGTTTCATCATTTCCAGCGCGGCAATTTCAAAGGCGCAATCGGCGTCCAACAACGCGCCCTCACCAAACTCAGCCAATTGCCAACCACTGTTTTGCAACTCGACACGCAGGCCTTCACGCTGGACTTGCAACGCTTTTTCGCTCAAGCTTCGCCTGCGTCGAATCAAACACTCCCATTTCCTAAAATTCAATTGCGTTATGACTGCAAAACTTAG
- a CDS encoding DUF4149 domain-containing protein, translating to MTAKLRLAIVSLWLGLMLMFSVGVAPAAFSVLKDQQRKAGDIVNLALGGAEIAGIICGLLLLLLLFISKEQRGKLFNIEALLLALMTLAMLVSKFVVSAKLHAMRAEFGETLQTMAASEPAKVAFNQLHQYSVWLMSFAILAALVLIVLLVRATPAAKTNHA from the coding sequence ATGACTGCAAAACTTAGATTGGCAATCGTGAGTCTCTGGCTAGGCCTGATGCTGATGTTCAGCGTCGGCGTCGCACCCGCCGCCTTCTCCGTTCTGAAAGACCAACAACGCAAGGCTGGCGACATCGTCAACCTGGCGCTCGGCGGCGCCGAAATCGCGGGCATCATCTGCGGCCTGCTCTTGTTGCTGTTGCTGTTCATCAGCAAAGAACAGCGCGGCAAGCTCTTCAACATCGAGGCGCTGTTGCTGGCGTTGATGACGCTGGCGATGCTCGTTTCAAAGTTCGTCGTTTCGGCCAAGTTGCACGCGATGCGGGCCGAATTCGGCGAGACCTTGCAAACGATGGCGGCGAGCGAACCGGCCAAGGTGGCGTTCAATCAATTGCATCAGTATTCGGTCTGGCTGATGAGCTTCGCGATTCTGGCGGCGCTGGTGTTGATCGTGCTGTTGGTTCGCGCCACGCCCGCCGCA